The Argopecten irradians isolate NY chromosome 4, Ai_NY, whole genome shotgun sequence genome has a window encoding:
- the LOC138322134 gene encoding mucin-2-like, with protein sequence MTSSTYSFSSKPDVFEIKPTTTPTPITKIPTTTATPTTTTQAITTNQATTTTQATTTTQATTTIQAATPTPTTTTTLKLATTEEIHTSTTTTRVTTSDSRLETTTLYSERITDTAVQQETTSMFSSTTIMTNNSYENRPVMDYFYINYTKSWSDAQKYCVEHMHGGLFRHIPEVMSILDDNYPEIRTTFVWSQMISKWMSYVGTIAECPRVQVGPNGKVHIEYCKVCSSEGHPFICETYAKNLTVTDKGIFKIEKGTTKSTQYVTTTQPITTAQPETTTKPETTAQPELTAKPKTTTKQETTAQPEITAQPEITTQETTTQLNITAQPETTLLETTAQPETTTQLENTTQPETTTQLEITTQPETHTPLETTTQLETTEQPDTITQLETTTYLKTTIQQETTTEIETTTHPETTTPLETTTQQETTTHLESTTPQETITQLETTTQIEKSTQPGTTAQPDTKAQLETTTPSETTTPSETTTQCETTTQPETTTQKSSRNNNTTRNKHTSRSNDTTRNNNTTRNNKTRNNIYTRNNNTTTHDHEKQQHEITTRETITHPETITHPETTTPLEITKQLEITTQLEATTQPETTTPQGTTTKLETTTSPETTTQTRNNNTTRNNNTN encoded by the exons atgacgtcatcaa ctTACAGCTTCAGTTCAAAACCAGACGTTTTTGAAATCAAACCAACTACAACTCCGACTCCGATAACAAAAATACCGACAACCACTGCTACCCCAACAACAACTACTCAAGCAATAACAACTAATCAAGCAACAACAACTACTCAAGCAACAACAACCACTCAAGCAACAACAACCATTCAAGCAGCAACACCCACTCCAACAACCACGACCACTCTAAAACTAGCCACTACTGAAGAAATACATACCTCAACAACAACTACAAGAGTAACAACAAGCGATTCACGACTAGAAACAACTACATTGTATTCCGAAAGGATAACTGACACAGCAGTTCAACAAGAAACCACATCAATGTTTTCTAGCACAACGATAATGACGAATAATTCCTATGAGAACCGACCAGTAATGGACTACTTTTACATTAATTATACGAAAAGCTGGAGTGATGCACAGAAATATTGTGTAGAACACATGCACGGAGGATTGTTTCGGCATATACCGGAAGTGATGTCAATACTAGATGATAACTATCCTGAAATTAGAACAACGTTTGTTTGGTCTcaaatgatttcaaaatggaTGTCATACGTGG GTACTATTGCAGAATGTCCACGTGTACAGGTGGGCCCTAATGGCAAGGTCCACATTGAATACTGTAAGGTCTGTTCTAGTGAAGGTCATCCATTTATATGCGAAACGTATGCAA AGAATCTGACCGTCACGGATAAAGGaatattcaaaattgaaaaaggCACAACGAAGTCAACACAATACGTAACAACAACACAACCTATTACAACAGCCCAACCAGAAACAACCACAAAACCAGAAACAACAGCACAACCAGAATTAACAGCAAAACCAAAAACAACCACAAAACAAGAAACAACAGCACAACCAGAAATAACAGCACAACCAGAAATAACAACACaagaaacaacaacacaacTAAATATAACAGCACAACCAGAAACAACACTACTAGAAACAACAGCGCAACCAGAAACAACCACACAACtagaaaacacaacacaaccagaaacaacaacacaacTAGAAATAACAACCCAACCCGAAACACACACACCACTAGAAACAACCACACAACTAGAAACAACTGAACAACCAGATACAATAACACAACTAGAAACAACCACATATcttaaaacaacaatacaacaagaAACAACAACAGAAATAGAAACAACCACACATCCAGAAACAACAACACCACtagaaacaacaacacaacaagaAACCACAACACATTTAGAATCAACCACACCACAAGAAACAATCACACAACTAGAAACAACTACACAAATAGAAAAATCCACACAACCAGGAACAACAGCTCAACCAGATACAAAAGCACAACTAGAAACAACAACACCATCAGAAACAACAACACCATcagaaacaacaacacaatgtgAAACAACAACACAGCCAGAAACAACCACACAAAAGTCATCtagaaacaacaacacaaccagAAACAAACACACATCTAGAAGCAACGACACAACcagaaacaacaacacaaccagAAACAACAAAACCAGAAACAACATCTACACcagaaacaacaatacaacCACACACGACCACGAA AAACAACAGCACGAAATCACGACACGAGAAACAATCACACATCCAGAAACAATCACACATCCAGAAACAACCACACCACTAGAAATAACCAAACAATTAGAAATAACAACACAACTAGAAGCTACCACTCAACCAGAAACAACAACACCGCAAGGAACAACAACCAAACTAGAAACAACAACATCACCAGAAACAACCACACAAACtagaaacaacaacacaaccagaaacaacaacacaaattga
- the LOC138322135 gene encoding uncharacterized protein, whose translation MTSRAEASIFWPVITAAIASVRASCNHCNRIAPSIPSAPPMPLTTPDYPFQCVCADYFHYMGCNYLVIVDRYSYWPIVEKASNGSSGLIESLRRTFITFGIPDDLASDESPEFTCFVCVRSSYTELHPYTTRSVHST comes from the coding sequence ATGACTTCAAGAGCCGAGGCTTCAATATTCTGGCCTGTGATCACAGCTGCTATCGCGTCGGTTCGGGCATCATGTAATCACTGCAATCGTATCGCCCCATCCATCCCGAGTGCACCACCAATGCCTCTGACCACGCCTGACTATCCGTTCCAATGTGTATGCGCGGACTACTTTCATTACATGGGATGTAACTATCTCGTAATCGTCGATCGTTATTCTTACTGGCCAATAGTGGAGAAAGCGTCCAATGGTTCTAGCGGCTTGATAGAAAGCCTCCGAAGGACATTTATTACTTTTGGCATTCCAGATGATCTAGCCTCAGATGAAAGTCCCGAGTTCACCTGCTTTGTGTGTGTTCGGTCATCCTATACGGAACTTCATCCCTATACCACCAGGTCGGTACATTCCACATAA
- the LOC138322000 gene encoding GATA zinc finger domain-containing protein 14-like, which translates to KPQHGPQYQPQHGPQYQPQHGPQYQHNTDHNTNHNTDYNTNHNTDHNTNHRTNHNTDLNTNHNTDLNTNHNTDHNTNHRTNPTTTRTSIPTTTRTSTPTTTRTSIPTTTRTTTLTTGPTKTRTSILTTGPTTTRTSIPTQYRPQNKPQHGPQYQHNTNHSTNHSTNHNTDLDTNHRTNLNTNHITDHNTDLNTNHITDHNTDLNTNHITDHNTDLNTNHITDHNTDLNTNHITDHNTDLNTNHITDHNTDLNTNHITDHNTDLNTNHITDHNTDLNTNHITDHNTDLNTNNRTNLNTNHITDHNTDLNTNNRTNHNTDLNTNHRTNLNTNHITDHNTDLNTNNRTNHNTDLNTNHRTNLNTNHITDHNTDLNTTTIPTTTPTTGPTTTPTSIPTKALTTAPTTTRTSILTQYRPQHGPQYQHNTDHNTDHNTNTIPTTTPTTGPTTTRTTIPTQYRPQHGPQYQHNTDHNTNHRTNHNTNYITKHNTDLNTNTIPTTTRTSIPTTGPTYIPTDQPQHGPQYQPQHGPQYQPQHGPQYQPQDQPQHGPQYQPQDQPQYRPKYQPQDQPQHGPQYQPQDQPQHRPQYQPQDQPQHGPQYQPQHRPQYQPQDQPQHGPQTNHNTNNNTNYRTNHNTDLDTNHRTNHNTDLNTNHNTDLNTNHNTDHNTNHRTNHNTDLNTNTIPTTTRTSIPTTVPTSIPTASPTTTPTTGPTTTPTTGPTTTRTTIPTQHGPQHGPQYQHNTDYNTNHRTNHNTNNITKHNTDLNTNTIPTTTRTSIPTTTRTSITTTTRTSIPTITRTSISTTTRITIPTYQPQHGPQYQPQHGPQYQPQHGPQYQPQHRPQH; encoded by the exons AAACCGCAACACGGACCTCAATACCAACCACAACACGGACCTCAATACCAACCACAACACGGACCTcaataccaacacaataccgaCCACAACACTAACCACAACACCGACTACAATACCAACCACAACACCGACCACAACACTAACCACAGGACCAACCACAACACGGACCTCAACACCAACCACAACACGGACCTTAATACCAACCACAACACCGACCACAACACTAACCACAGGACCAACCCAACCACAACACGGACCTCAATACCAACCACAACACGGACCTCAACACCAACCACAACACGGACCTCAATACCAACCACAACACGGACCACAACACTAACCACAGGACCAACCAAAACACGGACCTCAATACTAACCACAGGACCAACCACAACACGGACCTcaataccaacacaataccgaCCACAAAACAAACCACAACACGGACCTcaataccaacacaataccaaCCACAGCACCAACCACAGCACCAACCACAACACGGACCTCGATACTAACCACAGGACCAACCTCAATACCAACCACATCACCGACCACAACACGGACCTCAATACTAACCACATCACCGACCATAACACCGACCTCAATACCAACCACATCACCGACCATAACACCGACCTCAATACCAACCACATCACCGACCATAACACGGACCTCAATACCAACCACATCACCGACCATAACACGGACCTCAATACCAACCACATCACCGACCATAACACGGACCTCAATACCAACCACATCACCGACCATAACACGGACCTCAATACCAACCACATCACCGACCATAACACGGACCTCAATACCAACCACATCACCGACCATAACACGGACCTCAATACTAACAACAGGACCAACCTGAATACCAACCACATCACCGACCATAACACGGACCTCAATACCAACAACAGGACCAACCACAACACGGACCTCAATACCAACCACAGGACCAACCTCAATACCAACCACATCACCGACCATAACACGGACCTCAATACCAACAACAGGACCAACCACAACACGGACCTCAATACTAACCACAGGACCAACCTCAATACCAACCATATCACCGACCACAACACGGACCTCAATACCACCACAATACCGACCACAACACCAACCACAGGACCAACCACAACACCGACCTCAATACCGACCAAAGCACTAACCACAGCACCAACAACAACACGGACCTCAATACTAACACAATACCGACCACAACACGGACCAcaataccaacacaataccgaCCACAACACGGACCAcaataccaacacaataccgaCCACAACACCAACCACAGGACCAACCACAACACGGACCAcaataccaacacaataccgaCCACAACACGGACCACAATACCAACATAATACCGACCACAACACCAACCACAGAACCAACCACAATACCAACTACATCACCAAACACAACACGGACCTCAATACTAACACAATACCGACCACAACACGGACCTCAATACCAACTACAGGACCAACATATATACCAACC GACCAACCACAACACGGACCTCAATACCAACCACAACACGGACCTCAATACCAACCACAACACGGACCACAATACCAACCACAGGACCAACCACAACACGGACCTCAATACCAACCACAGGATCAACCACAATACCGACCGAAATACCAACCACAGGACCAACCACAACACGGACCTCAATACCAACCACAGGACCAACCACAACACCGACCACAATACCAACCACAGGACCAACCACAACACGGACCTCAATACCAACCACAACACCGACCACAATACCAACCACAGGACCAACCACAACATGGACCTCA GaccaaccacaacaccaacaacaacaccaactaCAGGACCAATCACAACACGGACCTCGATACTAACCACAGGACCAACCACAACACGGACCTCAATACCAACCACAACACGGACCTCAATACCAACCACAACACGGACCACAATACCAACCACAGGACCAACCACAACACGGACCTcaataccaacacaataccgaCCACAACACGTACCTCAATACCAACTACAGTACCAACCTCAATACCAACCGCATCACCGACCACAACACCAACCACAGGACCGACCACAACACCAACCACAGGACCAACCACAACACGGACCACAATACCAACACAACACGGACCACAACACGGACCAcaataccaacacaataccgaCTACAACACCAACCACAGGACCAACCACAATACCAACAACATCACCAAACACAACACGGACCTcaataccaacacaataccgaCCACAACACGGACCTCAATACCAACAACAACACGGACCTCAATAACAACCACAACACGGACCTCAATACCAACCATAACACGGACCTCAATATCAACCACAACACGGATCACAATACCAACC TACCAACCACAACACGGACCTCAATACCAACCACAACACGGACCTCAATACCAACCACAACACGGACCTCAATACCAACCACAACACCGACCACAACACTAA